A single Thermomicrobiales bacterium DNA region contains:
- a CDS encoding DUF2085 domain-containing protein, giving the protein MVARAPRGWPVVFVSIWAVLAIAFLALPWSVETKSLALLHGLCAQQPTHSFYFGDQRLPFDARMTGIYGGVAMTSLALLALGRWRTGGLPSRGIILALVGGIAALAFDGVNSTLVDAGLAHLYQPQNILRLVTGLLTGTALAVFVWLLIGNIAFAPSARRPGRVVAGWRDIGWIMLAHAGVAAVVLTTWGPLRVPLSMLLMISAIAVLSGLMLGFVLLLGRRENRARTTADLAGAATLALVVALLLIGSLAGGRFLLEAWLGLPVQG; this is encoded by the coding sequence TTGGTCGCACGCGCCCCGCGCGGCTGGCCGGTCGTGTTCGTTTCGATCTGGGCGGTGTTGGCGATTGCGTTCCTTGCATTGCCATGGTCGGTCGAGACCAAGTCGCTCGCGTTGCTGCATGGGTTGTGTGCCCAACAGCCGACTCATTCATTCTATTTTGGCGATCAGCGACTGCCGTTTGATGCGCGCATGACCGGCATTTATGGCGGCGTCGCGATGACATCCCTCGCCCTGCTGGCGCTTGGGCGCTGGCGCACCGGCGGGTTACCTTCGCGCGGCATCATCCTGGCTCTCGTGGGCGGCATCGCCGCGCTGGCGTTCGACGGCGTGAACTCGACGCTTGTTGATGCCGGATTGGCGCATCTGTACCAACCGCAGAACATTCTCCGGCTCGTGACCGGCCTGCTCACCGGTACAGCGCTGGCAGTGTTCGTCTGGCTGCTGATCGGTAACATCGCGTTCGCGCCGTCGGCGCGCCGACCCGGGCGCGTCGTCGCAGGTTGGCGCGACATCGGCTGGATCATGCTCGCGCACGCCGGAGTCGCTGCGGTCGTGCTGACCACGTGGGGGCCGCTACGTGTGCCGTTGTCGATGCTGCTGATGATCTCGGCGATTGCGGTGCTGTCCGGCCTGATGCTGGGTTTCGTGTTGTTGCTGGGTCGGCGCGAGAATCGTGCTCGTACGACGGCGGATCTGGCCGGAGCAGCGACACTGGCGCTCGTCGTCGCATTGCTACTGATTGGCTCGCTCGCAGGTGGGCGATTCTTGCTGGAAGCCTGGCTCGGCCTGCCGGTTCAGGGATAG
- a CDS encoding glycosyltransferase family 4 protein: protein MSDTPSVLLIASDTIGERMAGSGIRYWNMARVLGAQQPVTLATPSITTLAPPPGVTLVAYGHPGEDERGRRLVELVTDHDVTVAQHLPYLYADPELLDSRHLVIDLYAPWVLEKLEYARIDPERGEAHRQDDLTILKRLLGLGDFFLCASERQRDYWLGTLTLAGRLEPSYLQADPALRSLIDVVPFGLPTDRPRKTGAGPRALFNLGPDDPLLIWNGGVWNWLDPLTAIRAVALLVAEFPTLRLVFMGVRSPGAQVAEMGIVEDARNLARELDLLDRHVFFNDWVAYDERQNWLLEADAAVSLHVETVEARYAYRTRVMDILWCGLPAVVSDGDVLADLVREEQIGTIALPGEVSSVVAAIRGVLDPDSAHAMRSHLADVASRFTWEQVCEPLLRYCREPWKLSPLRGGDPSADYLAKLERMYSETAQYARKLEAAVAERDTELAAQRKRRTRPDLNALFNRNKRG from the coding sequence GTGAGCGATACCCCCAGCGTCCTGCTGATAGCGTCTGACACGATCGGCGAGCGGATGGCCGGCTCCGGCATTCGCTACTGGAACATGGCCCGCGTGCTGGGGGCGCAGCAGCCGGTCACGCTGGCAACGCCTTCTATTACGACGCTCGCACCCCCACCGGGCGTGACGCTGGTTGCATACGGGCACCCTGGCGAGGACGAGCGTGGCCGCCGCCTTGTCGAGCTCGTGACTGACCACGATGTCACTGTCGCCCAGCATCTGCCATATCTCTACGCTGACCCTGAACTGCTGGACAGTCGCCATCTTGTCATCGACCTGTACGCCCCGTGGGTTCTGGAGAAGCTGGAGTATGCGCGTATCGACCCTGAGCGCGGCGAGGCGCATCGGCAGGATGACCTCACGATCCTGAAGCGCCTGCTCGGGCTGGGCGACTTCTTCCTGTGCGCTTCCGAGCGCCAGCGCGACTACTGGCTCGGCACGCTGACGCTCGCCGGACGTTTGGAGCCGAGCTACCTGCAGGCTGACCCGGCGCTGCGCTCACTTATCGATGTCGTGCCATTCGGCCTGCCGACGGACCGCCCTCGGAAGACTGGCGCAGGCCCGCGAGCACTGTTCAATCTCGGTCCAGATGACCCGCTGCTGATCTGGAATGGCGGCGTCTGGAACTGGCTGGATCCGCTGACGGCGATTCGGGCCGTCGCTCTGCTGGTGGCCGAGTTCCCGACGCTGCGGCTCGTCTTCATGGGCGTCCGCAGTCCGGGGGCACAGGTCGCCGAGATGGGCATCGTTGAGGACGCGCGCAACCTCGCCCGAGAGCTCGACCTGCTCGACCGCCATGTCTTTTTCAACGACTGGGTAGCGTATGACGAGCGCCAGAACTGGCTGCTCGAAGCTGACGCAGCCGTCTCGTTGCACGTCGAGACTGTTGAAGCACGCTACGCCTATCGCACCCGCGTGATGGACATCCTCTGGTGCGGGCTGCCGGCAGTCGTCAGCGACGGCGATGTGCTGGCCGATCTCGTTCGCGAAGAGCAGATCGGCACGATCGCGCTACCGGGTGAGGTCAGTTCAGTTGTGGCAGCGATCCGTGGCGTACTCGATCCAGACAGCGCGCACGCAATGCGGTCGCACCTGGCGGACGTCGCGTCGCGCTTCACCTGGGAGCAGGTGTGCGAGCCGCTGCTGCGCTACTGCCGCGAGCCGTGGAAGCTCAGCCCGTTGCGCGGCGGCGACCCCAGCGCGGACTACCTCGCCAAGCTGGAACGCATGTACAGCGAGACGGCACAATACGCGCGCAAGCTGGAGGCTGCCGTCGCTGAGCGGGATACGGAACTGGCCGCGCAGCGCAAGCGCCGGACGCGGCCAGACCTCAATGCTCTGTTCAATCGGAACAAGCGCGGGTGA
- a CDS encoding flavin reductase family protein, with the protein MDSLEYRAIVGHFPTGVVVVTSADVESGAMHGVTINAFTSLSLDPLLALVCISRDTQSHDFLTTRPTFAINILARRQIALAERFAGRAPLVSAEFAGVPHTIGALGAPKLDGCVAWLECSRIATHPGGDHTILIGEVVEAQLGDDDDPLVFFTGDYTSLTWG; encoded by the coding sequence ATGGACAGTCTTGAGTACCGTGCCATTGTCGGGCACTTCCCGACCGGCGTTGTGGTCGTCACGAGCGCCGATGTTGAGTCGGGCGCGATGCACGGAGTGACGATCAACGCGTTTACGTCGCTGTCGCTCGACCCATTGCTGGCGCTGGTCTGTATTTCGCGGGACACGCAAAGCCACGACTTCCTGACTACGCGACCGACGTTCGCGATCAACATCCTGGCGCGGCGGCAGATTGCTCTGGCCGAGCGCTTCGCGGGACGTGCGCCGCTCGTGTCGGCAGAGTTCGCCGGTGTACCGCACACGATCGGGGCGCTCGGTGCGCCGAAGCTGGATGGCTGCGTAGCGTGGCTTGAGTGTAGTCGGATCGCGACACATCCGGGCGGCGATCACACGATCCTGATCGGCGAAGTAGTAGAGGCACAGCTTGGCGACGACGATGACCCGCTCGTCTTTTTCACTGGTGATTACACGTCGCTAACCTGGGGCTAG
- a CDS encoding CAP domain-containing protein, with the protein MCERTHTFATPGRALSIAATAVLLLGLVLAAAPTRAAQENDPQIVESLALINTWRSWLGVAPLTIDPALQKAAEAHVEYYRQNFGDPSLAGMGLHYETVGRPGFTGESFQERVEAAGYDGWANENAGISGSMVWSTKWFIGTVGHRLTLLDPRYTDIGLAAVNDGKIKFEIIDLGTKKWNEQATPEWAAWPPAGSTGVGTSFEGEAPNPFPGASFPVGYPITLKYFGAGDLTLTKASMSTGGVAVPSFSSIGSGWLTRQTIQLAANNPLSQGTTYDVHIEGTANGQPFVRDWSFTTTTGNDELDLPGASRFAPVAPAPSPSPTPLPTPAPVVVPVEQLPDGLRAADPLVQQLWWETDGPVATSDLQRTWLWGPDTWLAKNEQYEESSNGDRQSYYFDKARMEVNDATGDSASHVTAGLLVRDMIFGKAQVGDDLFINIGSADVPLAGDEKPYNRDAPTYASLRSVASIEQDRSAPARAGRGISEVLSADGSVWNLGNLAQLATYGSYEPTLGHNIAAVFDDYLASLPNDWMMSVGLPLTEPYWVRTNLAGVQTWVLVQAFERRLLTFTPDNAPEWQIEMGNVGRAYYTWRYGALPPWR; encoded by the coding sequence ATGTGCGAACGTACGCATACATTTGCCACTCCCGGGCGTGCGCTGTCAATCGCTGCCACCGCCGTACTTTTGCTCGGGCTTGTCCTGGCAGCAGCACCGACTCGCGCCGCACAGGAGAATGACCCTCAGATTGTCGAGTCGCTCGCGCTGATCAACACCTGGCGCAGCTGGCTCGGCGTCGCACCACTGACGATCGACCCTGCGTTGCAAAAAGCCGCCGAGGCGCATGTCGAGTATTACCGGCAGAACTTCGGCGACCCGTCGTTGGCCGGCATGGGTCTGCACTACGAAACCGTTGGGCGGCCCGGCTTCACCGGCGAGAGCTTCCAGGAGCGCGTTGAGGCCGCCGGGTACGACGGCTGGGCCAACGAAAACGCAGGAATCTCCGGCTCGATGGTCTGGTCAACAAAGTGGTTCATCGGTACCGTCGGGCACCGTCTGACGCTGCTTGATCCGCGCTATACCGACATTGGTCTGGCAGCCGTTAACGACGGCAAGATCAAGTTTGAGATTATCGACCTCGGTACGAAGAAATGGAATGAGCAGGCAACCCCGGAGTGGGCCGCCTGGCCACCGGCGGGTTCGACTGGTGTCGGAACCTCGTTCGAGGGCGAAGCGCCGAATCCGTTCCCTGGCGCGTCGTTCCCGGTCGGTTATCCGATCACGCTGAAGTACTTCGGCGCAGGTGATCTAACACTCACGAAAGCCAGCATGTCGACCGGAGGCGTTGCAGTCCCGTCGTTCTCGTCGATTGGGTCTGGCTGGCTGACGCGTCAGACAATCCAGCTCGCGGCAAACAACCCGCTCTCCCAGGGAACGACCTACGATGTCCACATCGAGGGCACAGCGAACGGCCAGCCGTTCGTCCGCGACTGGAGCTTCACGACGACGACCGGCAATGACGAACTCGACCTGCCTGGCGCGTCACGATTCGCGCCGGTCGCGCCAGCACCGTCTCCGTCGCCGACACCATTGCCAACACCAGCGCCTGTCGTCGTGCCGGTCGAGCAGTTGCCGGATGGCTTGCGCGCAGCAGATCCGCTGGTGCAGCAGCTGTGGTGGGAGACAGACGGGCCGGTGGCGACCTCTGATCTCCAGCGAACCTGGCTGTGGGGGCCGGACACCTGGCTGGCGAAGAACGAGCAGTACGAGGAGTCCTCGAACGGCGACCGCCAGTCCTACTATTTCGACAAGGCACGCATGGAGGTCAACGACGCGACCGGCGATAGTGCGTCCCACGTGACGGCTGGTCTGCTGGTCCGCGACATGATCTTTGGCAAGGCGCAGGTGGGCGATGATCTGTTCATCAACATCGGCTCGGCTGATGTCCCGCTGGCCGGAGACGAGAAGCCGTACAACCGAGATGCCCCCACCTACGCCAGCCTGCGAAGCGTCGCCTCGATCGAGCAGGATCGCTCAGCGCCCGCGCGTGCCGGACGCGGAATCAGCGAAGTCCTGAGTGCCGATGGCTCGGTCTGGAATCTGGGGAATCTGGCGCAGCTAGCGACCTATGGATCGTACGAACCGACGCTGGGCCACAACATCGCGGCTGTGTTTGATGACTACCTTGCGTCGTTGCCAAACGACTGGATGATGAGCGTGGGCTTGCCGCTGACCGAGCCGTACTGGGTGCGCACGAATCTGGCGGGTGTCCAGACATGGGTGCTCGTGCAGGCCTTCGAGCGTCGCTTGCTCACCTTCACGCCCGACAACGCGCCGGAGTGGCAGATCGAAATGGGCAACGTCGGACGCGCCTACTACACCTGGCGATATGGCGCTTTGCCACCGTGGCGCTAG
- the rpsU gene encoding 30S ribosomal protein S21 → MKIEARDSESFEGLLRRFTKEMQKSGKLREFRSKRRFVSKSEQRRAKARKAEHKRRRKEAKTS, encoded by the coding sequence ATGAAGATTGAAGCACGCGATAGCGAGAGCTTCGAGGGCCTGCTCCGCAGGTTCACGAAGGAGATGCAGAAATCGGGCAAGCTCCGCGAATTCCGCAGCAAGCGGCGATTCGTCAGCAAGAGCGAGCAGCGACGTGCGAAGGCCCGCAAGGCCGAGCACAAGCGCCGACGCAAGGAGGCCAAGACCTCCTGA
- a CDS encoding 50S ribosomal protein L25, producing the protein MSQRHELTASMRSVIGKETKKLRRDGVVPGVIYGPVIEEPLSVSVDMKEIDRAYVAYGPNVLIDLNVDSEKYTVYMRHMSIDRLRREPIHVEFFAPNLTVMITTSIPLMVVGEPANDDGVLTYGREAVEVRGLPMNLPAVLEVDVTGLTEIDQAIHLRDLTIPDDVELITDPEEMIVKLSAPQLEAVEDEEAGEGEEGAAADEADEASEEASSDEE; encoded by the coding sequence ATGAGCCAACGACATGAGCTGACCGCGTCGATGCGTTCGGTCATCGGCAAGGAAACCAAGAAGCTGCGCCGTGATGGTGTGGTTCCCGGCGTTATCTACGGACCGGTTATCGAAGAGCCGCTATCCGTGAGCGTCGACATGAAGGAAATCGATCGCGCTTACGTCGCCTACGGGCCGAACGTGCTGATCGATCTCAACGTCGACAGCGAGAAGTACACCGTCTACATGCGCCACATGTCGATTGATCGCCTGCGGCGCGAGCCTATTCACGTTGAGTTCTTCGCGCCGAACCTGACCGTGATGATCACGACCTCGATCCCGCTGATGGTCGTCGGCGAGCCGGCCAACGACGACGGCGTTCTCACCTACGGGCGTGAAGCGGTCGAAGTTCGTGGCCTGCCGATGAACTTGCCGGCCGTCCTTGAGGTCGATGTGACCGGCCTGACCGAGATCGATCAGGCGATTCATCTCCGCGACCTGACGATTCCTGACGACGTCGAGCTGATCACTGATCCGGAAGAGATGATCGTCAAGCTCTCCGCGCCGCAGCTTGAGGCCGTTGAGGACGAGGAAGCAGGCGAGGGCGAAGAAGGGGCAGCCGCCGACGAAGCGGACGAAGCTTCCGAGGAAGCGTCTTCCGACGAGGAGTAA
- a CDS encoding RraA family protein, which produces MDDQTRRDLCERYRRVYSGAVADVLDRRGLRNQIVHGSIQGLTYESRVAGPAYTCKGAPATALEADDWDMRKAFLDALTPDCVAVVDASGDDSAAHWGELMSTAARGRGCTGVVIDGGTRDVQQLLEMGFPTFARHRSPASSIRRWRISGYDHPVMCGGVLVRPGDFVVGDADGVVIVPAEIAAEVLDEVEALALTETDMRKELLDGGRFSEVYDRYQVG; this is translated from the coding sequence ATGGACGACCAGACCCGCCGCGACCTTTGCGAACGCTACCGCCGAGTATATTCCGGCGCTGTTGCCGACGTGCTCGACCGTCGCGGCCTGCGCAATCAGATCGTCCACGGATCGATTCAGGGACTCACCTACGAGTCGCGCGTCGCCGGGCCCGCCTACACTTGCAAGGGCGCACCAGCGACCGCGCTCGAAGCGGATGACTGGGACATGCGCAAGGCGTTCCTTGATGCGCTGACGCCCGATTGCGTTGCGGTGGTCGATGCCAGCGGCGATGACAGCGCCGCGCACTGGGGCGAGCTGATGAGCACGGCCGCGCGCGGTCGTGGCTGCACCGGCGTCGTCATCGACGGCGGCACGCGGGACGTTCAGCAACTGCTGGAGATGGGTTTCCCGACCTTCGCCCGCCATCGCTCCCCGGCCAGCTCGATCCGGCGCTGGCGGATTAGCGGCTACGACCACCCGGTGATGTGTGGCGGCGTCCTCGTTCGCCCCGGCGATTTCGTCGTCGGCGATGCGGACGGCGTCGTGATCGTTCCAGCCGAAATCGCTGCCGAGGTGCTGGATGAAGTCGAGGCGTTGGCCCTGACGGAAACGGATATGCGCAAAGAGCTGCTCGATGGCGGCAGATTCAGCGAGGTGTACGATCGCTACCAGGTTGGATGA
- a CDS encoding GNAT family N-acetyltransferase — protein sequence MAAVVIREFRPTDIPALNALHNDPLVAAQILQIPFTTDAERAQRLVQSLTQRTLVADLDGEPVGALGLELYTRRRAHVGSIGMAVRLDLHGQGIGRQLLAAAVDLADNWYNLRRIELEVYADNERAIRLYRSFGFEIEGTHRAYAFRLGEFTDALSMARLRGIATGSD from the coding sequence ATGGCCGCTGTCGTCATCCGCGAGTTTCGCCCCACCGACATCCCGGCCCTGAATGCGCTCCACAACGACCCGCTGGTCGCCGCACAGATCCTGCAGATCCCGTTCACGACCGATGCCGAACGCGCCCAGCGCCTCGTTCAGAGTCTGACGCAACGGACGCTGGTCGCCGACCTCGACGGCGAGCCGGTCGGCGCGCTCGGGCTGGAGCTGTACACGCGCCGCCGCGCCCATGTCGGCTCAATTGGTATGGCAGTGCGGCTTGACCTGCACGGTCAGGGCATCGGCCGCCAACTACTGGCTGCAGCCGTAGATCTGGCCGACAACTGGTACAACCTGCGCCGCATCGAGCTGGAAGTCTATGCCGACAACGAGCGGGCGATCCGCCTGTATCGCTCATTCGGATTCGAGATCGAAGGCACACACCGCGCCTATGCGTTTCGGCTTGGCGAGTTCACCGATGCGCTCAGCATGGCGCGCCTGCGCGGCATAGCGACTGGCTCCGACTAG
- a CDS encoding N-acetylmuramoyl-L-alanine amidase, producing the protein MVLSRRFSRREVLRIGGAATAAAMLHVTRWPSFAGAAGALRSEWQFVDGLPTSGDWESPVLQPESGFDSVDVSWDAAASDDEAVAIAVRVGAKDGSWSDWITLHPDHHGDTGTETRRYAAPILSQGVSAQVRVSVADGTGLREIVVGTLDTSSTAVGSAMTADQAVAQAILINGMIIPRSGWGADEKLRFKDQDPTGPMIWPPSYAPIEKIIVHHTVTENNPPDPLASIRSVYYYHAITRGWGDIGYNFLVDWQGRIYEGRFGGPNVIGGHSLQYNNGSIGIALLGNFDVANPPQAMLDAVASIVWNRAPNVDVTSAADFHDLEDCPNLCGHRDVLSTSCPGDLCYPLLPRLRGTIAGTGPIYLAPPVQPAPPPPSEPSPSISGGLEVVSCEIGPATIYQGNLLEVRMQVRNSGGTTIRSGGPEPGFIYDEGQNFDTAGYPKVEGEYRITLQQQSWTGTPNPWRWGLGGSLPAGETRTITGFVRLRSLGTDEFRAAVVQEFVAYTHTGLAPTRVTVAAPPVTPVAQQRDPGTRFFEITGHNVPSQFADYWDANGGVERFGYPLTEAFVEVSETDGGSYLTQYFERARFEYHPEYIGTDDEVLLGLLGSETTVNRRNERAFQRVTPFTSDADHGYFDKTGHSLSNAFKAFWERNGGLPVFGYPISEEFREQSETDGKEHIVQYFERNRFEYHPDYAGTKDEVMLGHLAREVLIRRGWIKRDE; encoded by the coding sequence ATGGTTCTCTCCAGACGCTTTTCGCGACGCGAGGTTCTCCGAATTGGTGGCGCAGCGACCGCGGCTGCGATGCTGCACGTGACACGCTGGCCATCGTTTGCCGGGGCGGCCGGTGCGCTCCGTTCGGAATGGCAGTTTGTGGACGGTCTGCCCACGTCTGGTGACTGGGAGTCACCAGTATTGCAGCCCGAATCGGGTTTCGACTCAGTTGACGTTTCATGGGATGCGGCGGCTAGCGACGACGAAGCGGTTGCCATCGCAGTCCGAGTCGGCGCGAAGGACGGCAGCTGGTCCGACTGGATCACCCTGCACCCGGATCATCACGGCGACACCGGCACCGAAACGCGCCGCTACGCCGCGCCAATCCTCTCACAAGGTGTGTCCGCGCAGGTGCGCGTTTCCGTAGCCGACGGCACTGGCCTCCGCGAGATCGTCGTTGGAACACTCGACACATCGTCAACAGCGGTCGGCAGCGCAATGACAGCTGACCAGGCGGTTGCGCAAGCAATACTCATCAATGGCATGATCATCCCCCGCTCCGGCTGGGGCGCTGACGAGAAGTTGCGCTTCAAGGATCAGGATCCCACAGGTCCAATGATCTGGCCGCCGAGCTATGCTCCGATTGAGAAGATCATCGTCCATCACACGGTGACAGAAAATAACCCGCCCGATCCGCTAGCAAGCATTCGCTCGGTCTACTACTACCACGCCATCACCCGCGGCTGGGGTGACATCGGCTACAACTTCCTGGTCGACTGGCAGGGACGCATTTACGAGGGCCGGTTCGGCGGGCCGAATGTTATCGGCGGGCACTCGCTGCAGTACAACAATGGCTCGATCGGCATCGCGCTGCTGGGAAATTTCGACGTCGCCAATCCGCCACAGGCGATGCTCGATGCCGTTGCATCAATCGTCTGGAATCGGGCACCGAATGTCGACGTCACCTCAGCCGCCGATTTCCACGACCTCGAAGATTGCCCGAACCTGTGCGGCCACCGCGATGTCCTTTCGACATCGTGCCCCGGCGACCTGTGCTACCCGCTGCTCCCGAGATTGCGCGGGACGATCGCTGGTACTGGCCCGATCTATCTCGCGCCGCCGGTGCAACCAGCACCTCCACCGCCCTCGGAGCCTTCTCCGTCCATCTCGGGCGGCCTGGAGGTCGTCTCGTGTGAGATCGGGCCGGCGACCATCTACCAGGGCAATCTGCTTGAGGTGCGGATGCAGGTCCGCAACAGCGGCGGCACGACGATCCGGTCGGGCGGACCGGAGCCGGGCTTTATCTACGACGAGGGACAGAACTTCGACACAGCCGGTTATCCGAAAGTCGAAGGCGAATACCGCATCACGCTGCAACAGCAGTCATGGACCGGCACGCCGAACCCGTGGCGCTGGGGACTTGGTGGCTCGCTTCCGGCGGGTGAAACGCGCACGATCACGGGCTTTGTCCGTCTGCGCTCGCTGGGCACCGATGAGTTTCGCGCTGCGGTTGTTCAGGAGTTCGTTGCCTACACGCACACCGGCCTCGCGCCAACTCGCGTCACCGTCGCCGCTCCGCCAGTCACGCCGGTCGCTCAGCAACGTGATCCGGGCACACGGTTCTTCGAGATCACCGGACACAACGTGCCATCCCAGTTTGCCGATTACTGGGACGCCAACGGCGGCGTTGAGCGCTTCGGCTATCCGCTCACCGAGGCATTTGTCGAGGTGTCCGAAACCGACGGTGGCAGCTATCTGACCCAGTATTTCGAGCGCGCTCGCTTCGAGTATCACCCCGAGTACATCGGCACCGATGATGAGGTGCTGCTCGGCCTGCTCGGAAGCGAGACAACGGTCAACCGCCGGAATGAACGCGCATTCCAGCGTGTCACGCCGTTCACCTCGGACGCCGATCATGGCTACTTCGACAAGACCGGCCACAGCCTGTCGAACGCGTTCAAGGCGTTCTGGGAGCGCAATGGCGGATTGCCAGTCTTCGGTTATCCAATCTCGGAAGAGTTCCGCGAGCAGTCCGAAACGGACGGTAAGGAACACATCGTCCAGTATTTCGAGCGCAATCGGTTCGAGTACCATCCCGACTACGCCGGAACGAAGGACGAGGTCATGCTCGGCCACCTCGCGCGTGAGGTCCTCATTCGCCGCGGCTGGATCAAGCGCGACGAGTAG
- a CDS encoding glycosyltransferase family 2 protein encodes MRGAWTAIIVNYNGATYLDACISALEGTDARPTEIVVVDNASTDDSLLELHAHPRVNVLSQPVNRGFAGGANAGLQIVETPYAVILNPDVEVAPTFGNALLRAFAEDARLGAAGALLTYPGTSTVQHAGGIVDRPLLTTRHRHYQDDLSAIDNETVAVDFVTGGAMALRMEAVCQIGGFDEQFSPVYYEDVDLCYELRRVGWGVRFVPSIRAEHYEGATLARSDDYYRYLHRSRILFALKHLSAREWQCSFLPAEVERIRQDIGSEGSNDWRAFSGADAVSVLLGLDDERTGMPPSSLAAVSPAAGQESLEEMRGLWEVQRRKPGESRFRRLLTPWNRQIDRALEQQRAFNGALVRAFEQQSEINRAQTANLLLVALELIARLRAASPQDSDSPSLQ; translated from the coding sequence ATGCGCGGAGCCTGGACGGCGATCATCGTCAACTATAACGGGGCGACCTATCTGGATGCCTGCATCTCAGCGCTGGAGGGGACCGATGCCCGGCCCACCGAGATCGTCGTCGTCGACAACGCGTCGACCGACGATTCGTTGCTGGAATTGCATGCCCATCCCCGCGTGAACGTCCTGTCTCAGCCAGTGAACCGTGGCTTCGCCGGTGGCGCGAATGCCGGGCTGCAGATCGTCGAGACGCCGTATGCAGTGATCCTGAATCCAGACGTCGAAGTTGCGCCAACATTCGGCAATGCGCTACTGCGGGCATTCGCGGAGGACGCGCGGCTCGGTGCTGCCGGTGCCCTGCTGACCTATCCCGGCACCTCTACCGTTCAGCACGCCGGGGGCATCGTCGATCGTCCGCTGCTGACAACCCGCCATCGACACTATCAGGACGATCTCTCAGCGATCGACAATGAGACTGTCGCAGTCGACTTCGTGACCGGCGGCGCGATGGCACTGCGGATGGAGGCTGTTTGCCAGATTGGCGGCTTCGACGAGCAGTTCTCGCCGGTCTACTACGAGGACGTTGACCTCTGTTACGAGTTGCGGCGCGTCGGCTGGGGCGTGCGGTTCGTGCCGTCGATTCGGGCCGAACATTACGAGGGTGCGACGCTGGCGCGGTCTGATGATTACTATCGGTACTTGCATCGCAGCCGGATCTTGTTTGCGCTGAAACACCTCTCGGCACGAGAGTGGCAGTGCTCGTTTCTCCCGGCTGAAGTCGAGCGAATCCGGCAGGACATCGGCTCAGAGGGGAGCAACGACTGGCGCGCGTTTTCCGGTGCCGATGCGGTTTCTGTGCTTCTGGGGCTCGATGATGAGCGCACGGGAATGCCGCCGTCATCGCTGGCCGCAGTGAGTCCGGCAGCGGGGCAGGAGTCGCTGGAGGAGATGCGCGGGCTATGGGAAGTGCAGCGCCGAAAGCCGGGCGAGAGCCGCTTCCGTCGTTTGCTCACTCCGTGGAATCGTCAAATCGATCGTGCGCTGGAGCAGCAGCGCGCGTTCAACGGCGCACTGGTCCGCGCGTTCGAACAGCAGAGCGAGATCAACCGGGCGCAGACGGCGAATCTGCTGCTGGTTGCGCTGGAATTGATTGCACGGCTGCGAGCGGCTAGCCCTCAGGATTCCGATTCGCCATCGCTCCAATGA
- a CDS encoding phosphatase PAP2 family protein: MSQQVHDVIEQIEEHAHEMTVPPQEAASRGRGVLLVALLALGAFVSLLIAVRRNPRMERDVVVTLRMQRIRHPALSRMLHIISWPGFRPQSLILPGVATSSVWLMGFRRDARYMAAAWLASMLSFTTKLLIQRPRPGGDGIQVTEAKLRDSSFPSGHVLHYVCFWGFFAYLCFTKIRGRWSRWTPTAGIASFISLVGPSRIYLGHHWLTDVLASYSLGTAFLASMIGLHRRHDVDADQQ, translated from the coding sequence GTGAGTCAGCAAGTTCACGATGTCATCGAACAGATCGAAGAGCACGCCCACGAGATGACCGTGCCGCCACAGGAGGCGGCGTCACGCGGTCGTGGGGTGCTGCTCGTGGCGCTTCTCGCGCTCGGCGCGTTTGTCTCGCTGCTCATCGCTGTGCGGCGCAACCCACGGATGGAGCGCGATGTCGTCGTCACACTGCGCATGCAGCGAATCCGCCACCCCGCCCTCTCGCGCATGCTGCACATCATCTCGTGGCCGGGGTTTCGGCCCCAGTCGTTGATCCTGCCCGGCGTCGCCACCAGTAGCGTCTGGCTGATGGGCTTCCGGCGCGATGCACGCTACATGGCCGCCGCCTGGCTGGCGTCGATGCTTTCGTTCACGACCAAGCTGCTGATCCAGCGCCCGCGTCCCGGCGGTGACGGCATCCAGGTCACAGAAGCAAAGCTGCGCGATTCGAGCTTCCCAAGCGGTCATGTTCTGCATTATGTCTGCTTCTGGGGCTTCTTCGCCTACCTGTGCTTCACGAAGATTCGTGGGCGCTGGTCGCGCTGGACACCGACAGCGGGGATCGCTTCGTTCATCAGTCTGGTCGGGCCGTCGCGCATTTACCTTGGGCACCACTGGCTGACCGACGTGTTGGCCAGCTATTCGCTCGGCACAGCATTTCTGGCGTCAATGATCGGTCTGCATCGGCGCCATGACGTCGATGCAGACCAGCAGTAG